The Streptomyces sp. TLI_105 DNA segment GGCCTCGACCTCGCCTACGTGACCCTGCGCGGCCCGCACGGCGCCAGCTACGTCCACACCTCCGAGGGCTCCCGCCCCGCCACCGGCCCCGGCGCGCGCCTCACCCCCGGGCTCCGGATCGCCGAGGGGTACGGACTCGGCGGCGCCGTCCAGCTCCACGGCGGCCCCGTCTGGACCGCCGACTACCTCGCCGACGAGCGCTTCGCCCCCTCCGGCTCCCTCGACGCCGGCGTCCACGCCCCCGCCTTCGACGAGGCCGCCGAATCCGCCCTGCGCGCCGAGGGCGTCCACGCGATCGTGGCCGCCCCGCTGCGCAGCGGGGACACCGTCGTCGGCGCCCTCTACGGAGCGGACCGGCGCGTCCGCCACCACACCCCGGAGGAGATCGGACTCCTCGCGGGCCTCGCCGACCTCGCCGCCCTCGCCGTCGAGAAGGCCGGTCTCCTCGACCGCACCCGCGCCGAGGTCTCCGAACTGGAGCGCGACAGCTCCCGGGTGCGCACCAGCCTCGCCCGGATGCGGCACGTCAGCGAGGCCCACGGCCGCATCATGAACCTCGTCCTCGCCGGCGGCGACCTGTGCCACGTGGCCAAGGCCGCCGCCGACGCCCTCGACGCGACCGTGCTGATCCGCGACCCCGGCGGCCGGCCCCTCGCCTCGGCGGGGGACATCCCCGGCCTGGACGAGGAGGCCGTCGCCAAGGCCTCCCTCGACGCCCACGCCCGGCGCCGTCCGGTCCTCACCGACGACGACACCTGGGTCGCGCCGGTCATCGCGGGCTCCGAGGACCTCGGCGGCCTCGTCATCCGCGCCGCCGGCGGACTCACCGGCGAGGACGAACGCCTCCTCGAACTGGCCGCCCAGTGCGTCGCCTTCCTCCTCCTCATGCGCCGCTCCACCGCCGTCGCCGAGGGACCCGTCCGCGACGAACTCCTCGACGACCTCATCGCCGACCCGCCGCACGCCCCCCAGCAGATCGCCCAGCGGGCCCGCCGCCTCGGCGTCGACCTGCGCCGGCCGCACGTCCTCGTGCTCGCCCGCCCCGAGGGCGGCGAGCAGGGCCGTGCGGTGGTCTGGGCGTCCTCGTACGCGTACCGCCTCTCCGGCCTCAAGACCGTGCAGGGCGGCTGCATCGTGCTGCTGCTCCCCGGCATCGACGCCTCGGCCGCCGCCCAGGCCGTCGCCGCCGAACTGTCCCCGCTGCTCGGGCACCCCGTCTCCGTCGCCGCCGCGGGACCCGCCCAGAGCCCGGACGGCGTCGGACGAATACACCAGGAGGCCCACCGCTGCCTGGACGCGATGAGCGCGCTCGGCGGCACCGGCTCGGCCGCCTCCGTGCAGGACCTCGGCTTCCTGGGGCTGCTCCTCTCCGACGACAACGACGTCGACGGCTTCGTCGAGTCGGCGATCGGACCCGTGCTGGACTACGACGCCGAGCGGTTCACCGACCTCACCCACACCCTGGAGGCGTACTTCGCCTCCGGCGGCAGCCCCTCGATCGCGGCCGAGGCGCTCCACGTCCACCCCAACACGGTCTCCCGCCGCCTGGAACGGATCGGCGAACTCCTCGGCCCCGAGTGGCAGAAGCCCGGCCAGGTCCTGGAGGTCCAGCTGGCGCTGCGCCTCCAGCGCACCCGGGAGGTCCTGGCCCGCGGCCGCGCGACGGCGGACCCGGCCCGACAGCCGGGCCCTCCGGAGCGCGGTGCGTGACGCTCCGGACCGCGGGCACGTGACCGGAAGGACCGGGCCCCTCAGCTCGCCGAGCGTCCCGAGCCGTAGCCCGTGTCGTACGCCGCGTCCCAGCCGCCGGCCATGACCGTCACCGCGTGGGCCGCCGACGCCAGCGTGATGTGACGGTGCCAGCCGCGGAACGAACGGCCCACGAAGTCCCGCAGCCCCGCCCCCTCGCCGACCTCCGCGAAGTCCCGCTCCACCCGACGGCCGAGCTTCGTGATCCGCACCAGCGAACCGACCGGGGAGTTCGTCAGATCGCTGATCCACACCCGGGCCGGGGCCCGGCGCGGGTCGTCCCACTCGCCGAGCAGCACCAGCGGACGCATCCGCTCCCCGCCGGGCGCGGGCAGCGCGACCCGGACGGCCGTCGCGAGCGAGGTCCGCGAGGTCCGCGCGCCCGCCACCGTGTCCACCCAGCTCACCGGCCGGCGCAGCCCCTTGAGCGACTCCAGGATCTGGACGGCGGACAGCGGGCCCGCGCCGAAGCCCGGCAGCGAGCGGTCGGCGATCGCGAGCCGCGAGCCCGGGTTGATCCGGGCCACCACCGGCACGCCCGCCCCGGCGAGCCGCGTCAGGGCGGCCCGCCCCGCACCGCCCCGGATGTCGAGCAGCACCGGCTTGCGGGTGACGTCGGACCAGCGGGCGGTGTCGAGCGCCGCGGCGACCGCGCACTCCTCCATGGTCTCCTCGCCGGCCTCCTGGGGGACCTCCGCGCGGTCGCGCCGCGTGCGGTCGTTCACCCAGGGATCCGGCAGGAAGAGCCGCCAGTTGACCGGCACGCTCAGCTCGTCGCTCGCGAACCACACACCGAACGCCTGCTGCCCGTGGAAGACCTGCCCGCGCTCCGGGTCGAAGCGCCGGTCCACGCCCACCGAGTGCTCCCCGGCCTTCGGGATCGGCATCGGCCGCACCACCCACGCCTGCGGGCAGCTGTGCCGCTCCAGGTGCCGGGCGAGCGCGGCCCGCATGGGCTGCCAGTCCCAGGTGGAGCTGGAGACGAAGTGGTGCAGGCTCTGCTCGGCCGCCGGCCCGCCGATCTGGGCGGCGATGTTGCGGATCGACTTGCGGCCCTGCGCGGTGAGCAGACCGTGCAGGTACTGCTCGGCCTTCAGGCGCTGGTCGCGGCGCGGGAAGCCGGAGAACAGCGCGGCGCACAGCTCGGCGTAGACGTCCTCGCGCGAGTCGGCCGCGCCGCCGGAGGACCTGACGACGCCCAGGGGCACGGCCGGGGCGACGGCTCCGGTGGCGGCCCTGCGCTTGGTTGCGACGGATGTACTCACGACACTCCTGCCCTCAGGTTGCGCAGCTCCCTCCCGCTGCTCCACCACCCTCACCCGGACCCGCCCGCGGGGACGAGGTGTACCCGGCACCCGAATCGGCCGCCGGATGGTGACCCGGCCACCTCTCCTCGTGTCACCGCAGGTCAGAGGCGGCGCCACCACCCCGCCGCGGGCCCCTGTCCCGGCACTCCGGAATACCCCGCGGGGGATCTGACAGACTCGACGGCCCGGCTTTGACCCGTCGCAGGGCGTGGCCGGACCATCGCAGAGCGAGGCTGCACGGGCCGGATCCCGGTTAATGCCCCAGGCCGGGACCCGCGCCCGTGCGCCTCGCCTTGATCAGGGGCGCGGACCGCTCTCGTAACCTGGGACGCATGGGGCTGCGCAAGGAACTGCCGGTCGTCGCGGCGGTCGCCGCCGGCGGCGCCCTGGGCGCGGCCGCGCGCTACGGCGCCGCGCTGGCGTGGCCCACCCCCGTCGGCGCCTTCCCCTGGACGATCCTCACGGTCAACGCCACCGGTTGCCTGGTGCTCGGCGTCCTCATGGTCCTGCTCACCGAGACCGCGACCGCCCCGCACCCGCTGCTCCGGCCCTTCCTGGGCACGGGCTTCTGCGGGGGGTTCACCACCTTCTCGACGTACGGCCTCGACACCCAGCGCCTGTTGAGCGCGGGCGAGCCGGCGCGCGGTCTGCTCTACCTGGGCGGGACCCTGCTCGCCGCCCTCGCCGCCGTCGGGGCGGGCGTCGCCCTCGCCCGGGTGGTCGTGCGGGGCCGGGGGAGGCACGCGTGAACTGGCTGCTCGTCGTGGCGGGCGCCGCCGTCGGCGCGCCCCTGCGCTACCTCACCGACCGCGCGGTCCAGGCGCGCCACGACTCGGTCTTCCCGTGGGGCACCTTCACCGTCAACGTCGTGGGATCGTTCGTCCTCGGACTCCTGACCGGCGTCACCTCGGCGCAGGCGCAGCTGCTGCTCGGCACGGGCCTGTGCGGGGCGCTGACGACGTACTCCACCTTCTCGTACGAGACGTTCCGGCTGTACGAGAACGGGGCGAAGGGCTACGCGGCGCTGAACGTGACGGGGAGCCTGGCCGCCGGACTCGGAGCCGTATGGCTGGGAGTGGAGACGGCGGCCGGGCTCCGCTGATCCCTACGCGGTGATCCAGTCGCTGGTCGCGATCACCGGCTGGACGCCCTGCCGGTGGACGGTGCCCTCGATCAGGCCGTACATCCGGTCGGCCGCGAAGTACACCTCGTTGTCGTTCTTCAGCCCGAACGGCTCCAGGTCCACCAGGAAGTGGTGCTTGTTCGGCAGGTTGAGCCGGACCTCGTTGACCGTGGAGACGTGGTCCAGGACCCGGTCCGCCATCGCGTGCAGGGTCTGCTGGAGCGAGTAGCTGTACGTCTCCGCGAACGCCTCCAGCATGTGGCGCCGCACCTTCGCGTACGAGGCGTCCCAGTCGTGCTCCGCGTCCGCCGCAGCCGAGGCCGAGTTCGCCCAGCGGGCGGTGACCTTGGTGGCCAGGATGCGGTCGTACGCCTCCTGGAGCGTCGTGTACCTGTCCTTGACGAAGCCGTGGAACTCGGAGTTCGTCGAGTTCATCACCGTCAGCTCCTTGAGGCCCGACAGGACCTGGAGCCCGGTGGTCTCCGAGTACGTGATCTGCGCCGTGCGGACCTCCTGCCCCTTGCGCGCGAAGGAGTGCTGCTCCTTGCGCGACGGGACCGAGATCCGCTCCCAGGCGTACTCCTCCACCCGGATCTGCGCCTCGTGGATCACCGGCTGCGAGGACACGAAGTGCCGGGCGAGGAGGATGCCGAAGGCCTCGGGGGAGTCGACGCCGTGCTCCTTGGCGAAGGCGTAGACCGTGTTCTTCGTGGTGTCGGTCGGCAGACAGTTGCCGTTGTCGCCGGTCAGATGGACGTCGCGGTACTCGCCGCGCAGCGCCACCGACACGTTCAGGTCGCGGATCTCGTGCCACGAGCCGTCGTTGCCCTTGCGGGTGACGGTGACGATGCGGTTCTCGGCCTTGCCGTACTGGTTCTGGGCGAGGACGTGCTTGCTCATGTGCTGCTCAGCTCCTGCGGGTACGTGGATACGGATATCCCGTACGCCCGGCGTCCAGCGTCCCCGTCGTCCCCGAGGGCCCGCTCCCCGCCGTCCGGCCCGTGAACGGCGGACCGCCCCGGGACTGACGAGCATCCCGGTCCGTAGGTGTCGGCTCGAAGATATGTGCGTTCCGGGTGGCTGGCAATGGGCGAGGGGGAGCGTCAGCAGGGCAGCACCCGGGTCTCGGCCGACGGGAGGCCCTTGACCCACCAGTGGTCGAAGCGGCGGTAGACGTGCGGGTCCCGGGCGGCGAGGAGACGGCCGAGCGCCCCGGCCTCGGCCGCGAGCCCCTCCCAGTCCCCGGCCGTCAGCGGACGGAAGGCGCTCGCCTCGATCCCGCCGTCGACCGGCCGCCACACCCCGGCCACGTACCCGTCGACGAGGAGCGCCGGGAGCGTGTCGCCGTTCACGCGGATGACGTGCTTGCGGTACGCGGGCGGGATGATCCGGCTGCGGTCCGCGTACGCCAGCAGGACGTTGTCCCACATCGCAAGGAGACGGGGCGGCGCCGGGACGTCCTCGCCGGGCCGCACCGCCCCCGGCACGTCGTACAGCACCGTCCCGTCGGCCCCCTCCAGGCGGTCCAGCCGCCCCTCCAGGGACTGCACCGCCTCCCGTACCAGGCGGCGCGGGGCCGTCGTGAACTGCGCCATGTCCGGCACGGACGCGGGCCCGAAGCCCTCCAGATAGCGCAGGACCAGGGCGGCGAGGCCGGCGGCGGACGCCTCCGGGTCGGCAAGGACCGGCAGTTCGGCCGCCGTGACGAAGGACTGCGCGGTGCCGAACGACCACGGCGGGCCCGTCGGCGCGTGCCACAGCGGCGCGTACTGCCGCACCATCCGCCAGACGACGGCCTCCACCGGGCCGCCCCGGCCCTCCTCGATGTGCCTGCGCAGCTCGGCCCCGGTCCGCGCGCTCCCCGCGTACGCCAGGAGGCCGGGCAGCAGCGCGTCGGCGTCGGCGGCCGTGAACCCCGCCGCCGTGAACCGCGGATCGTGCAGCCGCGAACCGCGCAGCGTCGGCTCCATGCCCTCCCGGAAGGCCCGGTAGTCCTCGGCGTGCACCAGGTGCAGCGTGAGCCGCATCAGCGTCGACCTGACCAACTCGAAGCCGCTCACGGCCCCGTCGAGACGCCCCGGGTCGAAGTCCGCGACCCTGTTCCACAGGGCCACGTAGGGCGAGCCGGGATGCTGCGCCTGGAGGCCCACCACCCGCCGGACGGCGTCCGCGACACCGAGCGGGGCGCGCTCCAGGAGCAACTGCCGGTGGAGGGTGGAGCGGTTGAGGGCGCGCGCGGAGATCACCATGGCGCGATTCTTCCTCCCAGGACTGACAACGACGCAACGTAATGTCGTGGCCATGGGGAGTGCGGTGCCGTACACGGAGATCAGTCCGCCGGACGAGGACACCGGCCGTGTGCCGGGGCCGCGGGGGTCCGGCCGACAGCCGGCCGGAGACGAGGAGGGGGACAGCCGCCGGGGCATCGCCCTCACCGCCCTCTGCCTCCTCGTCTGCGCGGGCCTCGGGCTGCAGTCCTGGACGGCCCTGCGGGCCACGGGCTTCGACCTCGGCATCTTCGACCAGGCCGTGCGGGCCTACGCGCACGGCGAGCTCCCCAGGTCGCCGATCAAGAACGTCCACCACGAATTCCCGCCCGGCTTCTCGCTCCTCGGCGACCACTTCACGCCCGCGCTCGCCCTCCTCGCACCGCTCTACCTGCTGTGGGACGACCCGCGGACGCTGATCCTCGCCCAGGCCGCGCTGTTCGCGGCGGGCGTGCCGGTGGTCCGGCGCATCGCCCGGCACGCCTTCCAGGACGCGGCGCCCCGCGTCGTACGCCGCGCCGCCGACCTCGGCGGACTCGTGTACGCGCTGGGCTGGCCGCTCCTGAACTCCTCCTACAACGGCTTCCACGAGGTCGCCTTCGCCGTGCCGTTCACCCTGCTCATGCTGGAGCGCGGACTCGCCCACCGGTACGGCGCCGCCGCCTTCTGGGCGGCCCTGCTGTGCACCGCCAAGGAGGACATGGGCCTCGTCGTCGGCGCGTACGGCCTCGTCCTCGCGGTCCGCGCCCATCGCGCCGGCCACCGCGCGGGCCGCGCCACGGGCGTCGCGCTCGCCCTGGCCGGCCCGCTCGTCTCCGCCCTCGTGATCTCCTGGTTCCTGCCGGCGATGGGCGGCCCCGAGGGCTACTACTGGTCGTACGGACGCCTCGGCGCCGACCCGGCGGACGCCCTGG contains these protein-coding regions:
- a CDS encoding helix-turn-helix domain-containing protein translates to MTVHGADGAGGADALLTVLELLARQAPPAHFDTLLDEARRTGLAGEELHRLERAVDLAGAVHTGRARDARREAGLAALTDTARDLTLSYDLDSLLRVVIRRARRLLGLDLAYVTLRGPHGASYVHTSEGSRPATGPGARLTPGLRIAEGYGLGGAVQLHGGPVWTADYLADERFAPSGSLDAGVHAPAFDEAAESALRAEGVHAIVAAPLRSGDTVVGALYGADRRVRHHTPEEIGLLAGLADLAALAVEKAGLLDRTRAEVSELERDSSRVRTSLARMRHVSEAHGRIMNLVLAGGDLCHVAKAAADALDATVLIRDPGGRPLASAGDIPGLDEEAVAKASLDAHARRRPVLTDDDTWVAPVIAGSEDLGGLVIRAAGGLTGEDERLLELAAQCVAFLLLMRRSTAVAEGPVRDELLDDLIADPPHAPQQIAQRARRLGVDLRRPHVLVLARPEGGEQGRAVVWASSYAYRLSGLKTVQGGCIVLLLPGIDASAAAQAVAAELSPLLGHPVSVAAAGPAQSPDGVGRIHQEAHRCLDAMSALGGTGSAASVQDLGFLGLLLSDDNDVDGFVESAIGPVLDYDAERFTDLTHTLEAYFASGGSPSIAAEALHVHPNTVSRRLERIGELLGPEWQKPGQVLEVQLALRLQRTREVLARGRATADPARQPGPPERGA
- a CDS encoding transposase, which produces MSTSVATKRRAATGAVAPAVPLGVVRSSGGAADSREDVYAELCAALFSGFPRRDQRLKAEQYLHGLLTAQGRKSIRNIAAQIGGPAAEQSLHHFVSSSTWDWQPMRAALARHLERHSCPQAWVVRPMPIPKAGEHSVGVDRRFDPERGQVFHGQQAFGVWFASDELSVPVNWRLFLPDPWVNDRTRRDRAEVPQEAGEETMEECAVAAALDTARWSDVTRKPVLLDIRGGAGRAALTRLAGAGVPVVARINPGSRLAIADRSLPGFGAGPLSAVQILESLKGLRRPVSWVDTVAGARTSRTSLATAVRVALPAPGGERMRPLVLLGEWDDPRRAPARVWISDLTNSPVGSLVRITKLGRRVERDFAEVGEGAGLRDFVGRSFRGWHRHITLASAAHAVTVMAGGWDAAYDTGYGSGRSAS
- the crcB gene encoding fluoride efflux transporter CrcB; this encodes MGLRKELPVVAAVAAGGALGAAARYGAALAWPTPVGAFPWTILTVNATGCLVLGVLMVLLTETATAPHPLLRPFLGTGFCGGFTTFSTYGLDTQRLLSAGEPARGLLYLGGTLLAALAAVGAGVALARVVVRGRGRHA
- the crcB gene encoding fluoride efflux transporter CrcB, whose translation is MNWLLVVAGAAVGAPLRYLTDRAVQARHDSVFPWGTFTVNVVGSFVLGLLTGVTSAQAQLLLGTGLCGALTTYSTFSYETFRLYENGAKGYAALNVTGSLAAGLGAVWLGVETAAGLR
- the pucL gene encoding factor-independent urate hydroxylase, encoding MSKHVLAQNQYGKAENRIVTVTRKGNDGSWHEIRDLNVSVALRGEYRDVHLTGDNGNCLPTDTTKNTVYAFAKEHGVDSPEAFGILLARHFVSSQPVIHEAQIRVEEYAWERISVPSRKEQHSFARKGQEVRTAQITYSETTGLQVLSGLKELTVMNSTNSEFHGFVKDRYTTLQEAYDRILATKVTARWANSASAAADAEHDWDASYAKVRRHMLEAFAETYSYSLQQTLHAMADRVLDHVSTVNEVRLNLPNKHHFLVDLEPFGLKNDNEVYFAADRMYGLIEGTVHRQGVQPVIATSDWITA
- a CDS encoding winged helix DNA-binding domain-containing protein, with protein sequence MVISARALNRSTLHRQLLLERAPLGVADAVRRVVGLQAQHPGSPYVALWNRVADFDPGRLDGAVSGFELVRSTLMRLTLHLVHAEDYRAFREGMEPTLRGSRLHDPRFTAAGFTAADADALLPGLLAYAGSARTGAELRRHIEEGRGGPVEAVVWRMVRQYAPLWHAPTGPPWSFGTAQSFVTAAELPVLADPEASAAGLAALVLRYLEGFGPASVPDMAQFTTAPRRLVREAVQSLEGRLDRLEGADGTVLYDVPGAVRPGEDVPAPPRLLAMWDNVLLAYADRSRIIPPAYRKHVIRVNGDTLPALLVDGYVAGVWRPVDGGIEASAFRPLTAGDWEGLAAEAGALGRLLAARDPHVYRRFDHWWVKGLPSAETRVLPC
- a CDS encoding DUF2079 domain-containing protein, whose amino-acid sequence is MGSAVPYTEISPPDEDTGRVPGPRGSGRQPAGDEEGDSRRGIALTALCLLVCAGLGLQSWTALRATGFDLGIFDQAVRAYAHGELPRSPIKNVHHEFPPGFSLLGDHFTPALALLAPLYLLWDDPRTLILAQAALFAAGVPVVRRIARHAFQDAAPRVVRRAADLGGLVYALGWPLLNSSYNGFHEVAFAVPFTLLMLERGLAHRYGAAAFWAALLCTAKEDMGLVVGAYGLVLAVRAHRAGHRAGRATGVALALAGPLVSALVISWFLPAMGGPEGYYWSYGRLGADPADALAHVLTAPWVLLQVAVTPFVKVAMVAWILGTLALLPLGSPTFLLAVPLLAERVLSDNPNHWPVINHYDAFLWPILLTAALETLARLHGRRTLLRRWTATAIALSSAAAVVLGLGLLLRPDFWRPSPDKRPLATAAALIPDGATVEADNTIAPRLTARTDVVIADGTPRGADWVLLRTDDRTFPFASVEEQRQRVALLLAHGYTTVWHRDGTVLLHRTAPAVPVPGTHRPGPDSTPVREAVPADVGANLLLR